A region from the Hordeum vulgare subsp. vulgare unplaced genomic scaffold, MorexV3_pseudomolecules_assembly, whole genome shotgun sequence genome encodes:
- the LOC123420722 gene encoding disease resistance protein RPM1-like, giving the protein MVETVVSMARSMVRGAISVAASAAAAEVGLLVGVQKDIWFIKDELETIQAFLEIAETIKKKDVLLKVWAKQVRDLSYNIEDCLSEFMVHVESQFFLRRLMKLKDRHRIAMRIRDLKTRVEEVSIRNTRYNLIKTEASNTIDSADSYTEDIRNLSASNIDEADLVGFSKPKGELIELMDVNTKDGFAKVAFVVGMGGLGKTTLARKIFESKEDIVNNFSYRAWITVSQTFSKIEMLKDMIMQLFGNEELKKRLKQLEGKTVQVDDLATYLRKKLEDKRYFIVLDDVWSIDAWRWIKGIAFPISNIKGSRIMITTRNIGLHQGCTSQSLVYHLMPLQIDDATKLLLRKTGKIYKDIQNDEMRIMVNKIVNKCGCLPLAILTIGGMLAPKGVEMWESIYEQIPSELETNPTLEAMRMMVTLSYNHLPSHLKSCFLYLSIFPEDFVIKRRHLVDRWVAEGFVRARVGTTIEAVGASYFNELVNRSMIQPSRVNLEGIIKSCRVHDIMRDVMVSISRDENFVHLVEDTESGVVEGNYRHVAYHGSKCQNIGMGWTHARSLTMFGERPMEPSPSVCSTNMRMLRVLDLKNIQFRISQKDINNIGLLCHLKYVSFQKYSRIYAVPKCVRKLRGLQNLDIRKSYITSLPTEIGELHGLRSLRCSRRDYFPRLNKDYPMKCLMHTLRLPMLCTPLVNVDGRADVTAELHMACAGCFSRTNGVRVPAGIGNLKELQILEVVDIKQTDNKAVKELGKLTQLRKLSVVTGRFAKQKQKMLHLCSAIEKLPSLHSLSVEARYGGTLEWLHNVSSPPPLLKNLMLCGCLGENMSEWFGSLNHLVKIYLDGSCLKEDKITEMLGELPKLMLLSLESEAHAGEKLLFREESFQNLRKLCIAYPGELMEVRFKKGASPRMEMLELSYGDLESGIIGINHLPMLKQVSLGKKGRVANLGMLQAEVDAHPNNPMLQLKQDCSQHDLGDVFQGFDVVETEECSSQATNLSQDHDIGDDDFLSCISDEKDTS; this is encoded by the exons ATGGTGGAGACGGTGGTGAGCATGGCCAGGTCCATGGTGAGGGGCGCCATCAGCGTGGCCGCCTCTGCTGCTGCCGCCGAGGTGGGCCTCCTCGTCGGCGTTCAAAAGGATATCTG GTTCATTAAAGATGAGCTCGAGACGATCCAAGCATTCCTGGAGATTGCTGAAACaataaagaagaaagatgtgcttCTGAAGGTGTGGGCAAAACAAGTAAGGGATCTTTCCTACAACATTGAAGATTGCCTCAGCGAGTTCATGGTTCATGTGGAGAGCCAATTTTTCTTGCGCCGGCTCATGAAGCTTAAAGATCGACACCGGATCGCCATGCGGATCCGGGATCTCAAAACAAGAGTTGAAGAAGTAAGCATCAGAAACACACGCTACAACTTGATCAAGACGGAGGCCTCCAACACCATTGATTCGGCGGATTCTTACACGGAGGATATTCGCAATCTCTCAGCTAGCAATATCGATGAAGCAGATCTTGTTGGGTTTTCCAAGCCTAAGGGGGAGTTGATTGAGTTGATGGATGTCAATACTAAAGATGGTTTTGCCAAGGTGGCATTTGTTGTTGGCATGGGTGGCTTAGGAAAGACTACTCTTGCAAGGAAGATATTTGAAAGTAAGGAAGATATTGTGAATAATTTTTCTTATCGTGCTTGGATCACAGTTTCGCAGACATTTTCCAAGATAGAGATGCTCAAGGATATGATCATGCAACTTTTCGGAAATGAAGAACTGAAGAAGCGTTTGAAGCAACTTGAGGGAAAGACGGTGCAAGTAGATGATCTCGCCACCTACCTCAGAAAAAAGCTAGAGGATAAGAggtattttattgttcttgatgatGTATGGTCGATAGATGCATGGAGGTGGATTAAAGGTATTGCTTTTCCTATTAGTAACATCAAAGGCAGTCGGATAATGATAACAACACGAAATATTGGCCTACATCAAGGGTGTACTTCTCAATCGCTTGTTTACCACCTTATGCCCCTACAAATAGATGATGCCACAAAACTGCTACTCCGAAAGACTGGAAAAAtatacaaagacatacaaaatgaTGAGATGAGGATCATGGTTAACAAGATAGTAAATAAGTGTGGTTGTTTACCGCTAGCTATACTCACCATAGGAGGCATGCTTGCCCCCAAAGGAGTAGAAATGTGGGAAAGTATTTATGAGCAGATCCCCTCAGAACTTGAGACTAACCCAACCCTTGAAGCAATGAGGATGATGGTTACTTTGAGTTACAATCACTTACCATCGCATCTGAAATCATGCTTTCTTTACTTAAGCATCTTTCCTGAGGATTTTGTCATCAAGAGAAGACATTTGGTTGATAGATGGGTAGCGGAGGGTTTTGTGAGAGCCAGGGTTGGGACAACCATTGAAGCTGTTGGAGCGAGTTATTTTAATGAGCTAGTAAACCGAAGTATGATTCAACCATCAAGGGTGAATTTAGAAGGAATTATTAAGAGTTGTCGGGTCCATGATATCATGCGTGATGTCATGGTCTCGATATCTAGAGATGAAAACTTTGTTCACTTGGTGGAAGATACTGAATCCGGTGTAGTAGAGGGGAACTACCGTCATGTAGCATACCATGGTAGCAAGTGTCAAAATATTGGCATGGGTTGGACCCATGCTCGGTCATTAACAATGTTTGGTGAGAGACCCATGGAGCCCTCACCTTCAGTTTGTTCAACCAACATGAGGATGCTTAGAGTCTTGGATCTAAAGAATATACAGTTTAGAATATCACAAAAAGATATCAACAACATTGGGCTTTTGTGCCATTTGAAATATGtgagttttcaaaaatattcacgTATATATGCAGTTCCGAAGTGTGTACGGAAATTGCGAGGATTGCAGAACTTGGATATTAGAAAAAGCTATATTACATCACTACCAACTGAGATCGGTGAACTACATGGTCTCCGTAGCCTTCGTTGTAGCAGAAGAGATTACTTCCCCCGCTTGAATAAAGATTACCCCATgaaatgtttgatgcacacattaCGCCTGCCCATGCTATGCACACCTTTAGTAAATGTTGATGGTCGTGCTGATGTAACTGCTGAGCTACATATGGCATGCGCTGGCTGTTTTTCCCGGACAAATGGTGTGAGGGTTCCAGCAGGCATCGGCAACTTAAAGGAGCTACAGATACTAGAGGTGGTGGACATCAAACAAACTGACAATAAAGCAGTTAAAGAGTTAGGGAAGCTTACTCAGCTAAGGAAACTGAGCGTGGTAACAGGAAGGTTTGCCAAGCAGAAACAGAAGATGCTACATCTCTGTTCCGCCATAGAGAAGCTCCCTTCCCTGCACTCTCTTAGTGTGGAAGCTCGCTACGGTGGAACACTGGAGTGGTTGCATAAtgtttcttcccctcctcccctgcTAAAGAACTTGATGTTGTGTGGATGTCTTGGAGAAAACATGTCAGAATGGTTTGGAAGTTTGAATCATTTGGTGAAGATTTACTTAGATGGGAGCTGCCTAAAGGAAGATAAAATCACGGAAATGCTAGGTGAGCTGCCCAAGCTCATGCTGCTCAGTCTGGAGTCGGAAGCTCATGCTGGGGAGAAGTTACTGTTCAGAGAAGAATCATTTCAAAATCTCAGGAAACTTTGCATTGCTTATCCTGGTGAACTGATGGAGGTGAGATTCAAAAAGGGCGCCTCGCCCCGTATGGAAATGCTAGAACTCAGTTATGGCGATTTGGAATCAGGGATTATTGGTATAAATCACCTTCCAATGCTCAAGCAAGTTTCACTTGGTAAAAAAGGCAGGGTGGCTAACCTTGGTATGCTGCAAGCTGAAGTGGACGCGCACCCCAACAATCCCATGCTGCAACTCAAACAAGACTGCAGCCAGCATGACTTGGGGGACGTCTTCCAAGGATTCGATGTTGTAGAAACAGAGGAGTGCTCATCGCAGGCGACGAACCTCAG CCAAGACCATGACATAGGAGACGACGATTTCCTCTCTTGTATTTCCGATGAAAAAGATACTAGCTGA